Proteins encoded within one genomic window of Candidatus Poribacteria bacterium:
- a CDS encoding sulfatase-like hydrolase/transferase produces MEKRPNILFFFPDQLRYDWIGSNSSIPLRTPNLERLEREGVKFTRAICPSPLCAPCRASLASGREYDRCGVPSNQVDYPLTQGTFYQLLRDAGYHVMGCGKFDLHKATLDWGLDGKRLLEEWGFSDGIDNEGKWDGVNSGRERPKGPYLRYLDERGLRKVHIEDFDRRRGHKDATFPTPLPDDAYCDNWLARNGLELLSRTPKGKPWFLQVNFTGPHDPWDITASMVRWYSNAHFPTPFGNTQFPPDVHDKIRGNYSAMVENIDRWVGVYLDELERRGELEDTLIVFSSDHGEMLGDHNRWGKGVPYQPSVGVPLIIAGPGIRKGVTCDLPTTILDLTATFLDYAEVEAPDDMESRSLRPLLEGRDDKGRDYVLSGLKGWRMIFDGRFKLIRGFDEGILLFDLCEDPVESRNVAGVYPEVVDRLSSILNGMLQTP; encoded by the coding sequence ATGGAGAAACGACCGAACATCCTTTTCTTCTTCCCCGATCAGCTTCGGTACGATTGGATCGGGAGCAACTCAAGTATTCCCCTGCGCACGCCGAATCTGGAACGTCTGGAACGTGAAGGCGTTAAATTCACAAGGGCAATCTGTCCCTCACCCCTCTGCGCGCCGTGTCGTGCCTCTTTGGCCTCGGGCAGAGAGTATGACCGTTGCGGCGTGCCGAGCAATCAGGTGGATTATCCGTTGACACAGGGAACCTTCTATCAACTCCTGCGCGATGCGGGCTATCACGTGATGGGATGCGGCAAATTCGATCTGCATAAGGCCACCCTCGATTGGGGACTGGATGGCAAGCGGCTCCTGGAGGAATGGGGGTTTTCCGACGGGATAGATAATGAGGGGAAATGGGACGGGGTCAACAGCGGCCGTGAGCGTCCAAAAGGCCCCTATCTTCGATATCTGGATGAGCGGGGACTGCGCAAGGTGCATATCGAGGATTTCGACAGGCGAAGGGGTCACAAAGATGCCACCTTCCCCACACCGCTTCCGGATGATGCATATTGCGATAACTGGCTCGCTCGAAACGGCCTCGAACTACTCAGCCGGACGCCGAAGGGAAAACCCTGGTTCCTACAGGTCAACTTCACAGGCCCCCATGATCCCTGGGACATCACCGCCTCCATGGTCCGATGGTACAGCAACGCCCATTTCCCAACCCCTTTCGGCAACACCCAGTTTCCGCCCGATGTTCATGATAAGATCCGTGGGAATTACTCGGCCATGGTGGAGAACATCGATCGATGGGTGGGAGTTTATCTGGACGAGCTGGAGAGACGGGGCGAATTGGAGGACACCCTCATCGTCTTCTCAAGCGATCACGGGGAGATGCTCGGCGATCACAATCGATGGGGTAAGGGGGTGCCGTATCAGCCCTCAGTTGGAGTTCCCCTGATCATAGCCGGGCCCGGCATCCGGAAGGGAGTGACATGCGACCTACCCACGACCATCTTGGATCTGACGGCGACCTTCCTGGATTACGCCGAGGTCGAGGCGCCCGACGATATGGAAAGCCGCTCCCTCAGGCCGCTGCTGGAAGGGAGGGATGATAAGGGACGCGATTACGTCCTTTCCGGTCTGAAGGGATGGAGGATGATCTTCGACGGTCGATTTAAGCTCATCAGGGGGTTCGACGAGGGGATATTGCTGTTCGACCTTTGCGAGGATCCCGTCGAAAGCCGGAACGTCGCCGGTGTTTATCCCGAGGTTGTGGATCGATTGAGTTCGATCCTCAACGGTATGCTCCAAACTCCTTGA
- a CDS encoding gluconokinase, which produces MSSVTPKDAETPLVLTLDIGTSSTRSLIFDSQGRRISGVGARISYTVRTTPDGGAELDPDEVLSAVVDCLDQTLAQTGKLKGEIAGVGVCSLAASLVGVTDNSAVTPLYTWADIRSAPDAARLRDQVDEAAVHDRTGCMIHPSYLPPRFMWLQRTQPDLFGRVERWMSISEYIYLHLFGRTRCSYSIASWTGLLDRRRLAWDREWLSILPVEEEQLSPLSDIDMALRDLKPEYGRRWPALKEVPWFLAAGDGVGSNLGSGCATPGRIAINAGTSGAMRVVIPGTPERVPRGLWCYRVDRRRSLLGGALSNTGNIYQWLRRTLQLPPAGEIERHLKEAEADGHGLTVLPFLAGERAPGWAGHARAAFTGIGWHTSPLDLLQAGLEAVAYRFALIYRLLGEVVKGDAEVIVSGGAMLSSPAWIQILCDVLGRPVIASAEMEATSRGAALLVLEALGVVKDAGDVPPALGRRFTPRPERHERYRTAIERQRVLYEKLIKEA; this is translated from the coding sequence ATGTCGTCCGTCACGCCAAAGGATGCTGAAACGCCTTTGGTCTTAACCTTGGACATTGGGACCTCATCGACGCGCTCGCTGATATTTGATTCTCAGGGACGTAGGATATCAGGTGTGGGAGCGCGTATATCTTATACGGTGCGCACCACCCCCGATGGAGGCGCTGAGTTGGACCCGGACGAGGTGCTATCGGCCGTCGTCGATTGTCTGGATCAGACATTAGCTCAGACGGGTAAATTAAAGGGGGAAATAGCGGGGGTAGGAGTATGCAGTTTAGCCGCTTCTCTGGTCGGCGTGACCGATAACAGCGCCGTGACGCCGCTTTACACCTGGGCGGATATCCGCTCGGCGCCGGATGCAGCAAGACTACGCGATCAGGTGGATGAGGCCGCCGTACACGACCGCACGGGCTGCATGATCCACCCAAGTTACCTACCTCCTCGCTTCATGTGGTTACAGCGCACCCAGCCGGATCTTTTCGGACGCGTCGAGAGATGGATGTCCATCAGCGAGTATATCTATCTTCATCTTTTCGGCCGGACAAGATGCAGCTATTCCATCGCCTCCTGGACCGGACTATTAGATCGGCGACGGCTGGCGTGGGATCGGGAGTGGCTGTCCATCCTGCCGGTAGAGGAAGAGCAGCTCTCACCACTATCGGATATTGACATGGCTCTGCGAGATCTTAAGCCGGAATATGGACGGCGTTGGCCTGCTTTGAAGGAGGTTCCATGGTTCCTGGCCGCCGGTGACGGGGTGGGGAGCAATCTGGGAAGCGGCTGTGCTACGCCCGGCAGGATCGCCATCAACGCCGGCACCAGCGGCGCCATGCGGGTGGTGATCCCAGGCACGCCAGAGCGTGTGCCGCGGGGATTATGGTGTTATCGCGTAGATCGACGCCGAAGCCTTCTAGGAGGTGCTCTCAGCAATACGGGCAACATCTATCAGTGGTTGCGACGAACTCTGCAATTACCTCCCGCCGGGGAGATCGAACGTCATCTGAAAGAGGCGGAAGCCGATGGACACGGGCTGACGGTGCTGCCATTCTTGGCCGGGGAACGGGCCCCTGGATGGGCCGGGCATGCGCGAGCGGCCTTCACGGGCATCGGATGGCATACCAGCCCTCTGGATCTATTACAGGCCGGGCTGGAAGCGGTGGCCTACCGCTTCGCACTTATTTACCGCTTGCTCGGCGAGGTCGTGAAAGGCGATGCGGAGGTCATCGTCTCGGGCGGCGCTATGCTGAGCTCACCCGCCTGGATACAGATCCTGTGTGACGTGCTGGGCCGTCCGGTGATCGCCTCAGCTGAGATGGAGGCCACCAGCCGAGGAGCCGCGCTGCTGGTTCTGGAGGCCCTTGGCGTGGTGAAGGACGCTGGTGACGTGCCTCCGGCATTGGGCAGGAGGTTCACCCCACGCCCTGAACGACATGAACGCTATCGGACAGCTATCGAGCGCCAACGGGTCCTCTATGAAAAGTTGATAAAGGAGGCATGA